A region of Photobacterium sanguinicancri DNA encodes the following proteins:
- the lptC gene encoding LPS export ABC transporter periplasmic protein LptC → MNLHKLLYTLAFIVCVSAGFYLINDYWQGDVQVKPDDEKPIFTGSIVTSTSHTETGIRSYQVDSEYLEHFKKSGDTDFVKPVLWLFREGTETEWRISSNDATLDQDQILYMKGNVRIFNLLPDSTLKVIQTDNLRIDLVSKDFDTPDHVVMTGDAFINEGDGMTGNMDRSVATLLNNVKGRYESIQN, encoded by the coding sequence ATGAACTTACATAAGCTACTCTATACACTCGCTTTTATAGTGTGTGTATCGGCTGGCTTTTACTTGATTAATGACTACTGGCAAGGTGATGTTCAAGTTAAACCTGACGATGAAAAGCCTATCTTTACGGGCAGTATCGTTACGAGCACCTCACATACCGAAACAGGTATTCGCAGTTATCAAGTCGATTCTGAGTATCTTGAGCACTTTAAGAAAAGTGGTGACACTGATTTCGTCAAACCAGTGTTGTGGCTCTTTCGAGAAGGCACAGAAACTGAGTGGCGTATTAGCTCTAATGATGCAACACTCGATCAAGACCAGATTTTATATATGAAAGGCAATGTTCGGATTTTTAATTTACTGCCAGACTCAACCCTGAAAGTAATCCAAACCGACAACCTGCGTATTGATCTTGTCAGCAAAGATTTTGATACCCCTGACCACGTCGTAATGACGGGCGATGCTTTTATTAACGAAGGCGACGGTATGACGGGGAACATGGATCGCAGTGTTGCGACCCTACTCAACAACGTGAAAGGTAGATATGAATCTATTCAAAATTAG
- the mgtE gene encoding magnesium transporter, with the protein MADLLEQDNTHQTLQEVNKALENGMFVHVRRLLQDMEPEDIAHLLEASPPKERQVLWQLTDPEEQGEILDELSEDVKDGIVAQMAPEKLAAVTEGMESDDVAYVLRSLPDERYQEVLAQMDATDRHRVEKALAYSEDSAGGMMSTDFITIRGDVTADVVLRYLRMRGELPEATDALYVVDENEYLIGHISLATLVTTQPDIEIREVMEDSDEAIPVDMDDSEIANLFERRNWLSAPVVDSNNHLVGRITIDDVVDIIREDAEHSMMSMAGMDDEEDTFAPVMKSARSRSIWLGVNVLAALAAASVSNMFEATLDKMAAIAVLMTIVPSMGGVAGNQTVALVIRGLAVGHIGDSNTRWLLSKEARVGLINGLLWALIIGGVVVLWKGDIILGAIIAGAMLTNLIIAGVAGVCIPVMLKKFNIDPALAGGMALTTITDIVGLSVFLGLATIFLV; encoded by the coding sequence ATGGCGGATCTACTAGAGCAAGACAATACCCACCAAACCTTACAAGAAGTGAACAAGGCCTTAGAAAATGGCATGTTTGTTCACGTTCGCCGCCTGTTGCAAGACATGGAACCGGAAGACATTGCCCACCTGTTAGAGGCTTCACCGCCGAAAGAACGTCAGGTGCTGTGGCAATTAACCGATCCTGAAGAGCAAGGTGAAATCCTTGACGAGCTGTCTGAAGACGTAAAAGACGGCATCGTTGCACAAATGGCACCAGAGAAACTGGCGGCTGTTACTGAAGGCATGGAAAGTGATGATGTCGCTTATGTCCTTCGTAGCCTACCAGACGAGCGCTACCAAGAAGTATTGGCGCAAATGGATGCCACTGACCGTCATCGTGTTGAGAAAGCTTTAGCCTACTCAGAAGACAGTGCCGGCGGTATGATGAGTACCGACTTCATTACCATTCGTGGTGATGTAACGGCTGATGTGGTTTTACGTTATTTGCGCATGCGTGGTGAGTTGCCTGAAGCGACAGATGCTCTGTATGTGGTCGATGAAAATGAATATCTAATCGGCCATATTTCATTGGCAACACTCGTTACCACCCAGCCTGACATTGAAATCCGTGAAGTCATGGAAGATTCGGATGAAGCGATCCCTGTCGACATGGATGACAGTGAAATCGCTAACCTGTTTGAACGTCGTAACTGGTTATCGGCACCTGTTGTTGATAGCAACAATCACCTTGTCGGTCGTATCACCATCGATGATGTGGTCGATATCATTCGTGAAGACGCTGAGCACTCCATGATGAGTATGGCGGGTATGGATGATGAAGAGGATACCTTTGCACCAGTTATGAAGTCGGCCCGTAGCCGTAGTATTTGGCTTGGGGTTAACGTACTGGCAGCGCTTGCGGCGGCATCTGTGTCTAACATGTTTGAAGCCACACTCGATAAAATGGCTGCCATTGCCGTTCTAATGACGATTGTGCCATCGATGGGTGGGGTGGCTGGTAACCAAACGGTCGCGCTAGTGATCCGTGGTTTAGCCGTTGGTCATATCGGGGATTCGAACACCCGCTGGCTACTAAGCAAAGAAGCTCGCGTTGGCTTAATCAATGGCCTGCTATGGGCACTGATCATTGGTGGCGTCGTTGTTCTGTGGAAAGGCGACATCATACTCGGAGCGATCATCGCTGGCGCCATGCTCACCAACTTGATCATTGCCGGTGTGGCGGGGGTTTGTATTCCTGTTATGCTCAAAAAATTCAATATCGACCCCGCCTTAGCGGGAGGCATGGCATTGACCACCATCACCGATATTGTTGGTCTATCTGTGTTCTTGGGACTAGCTACTATCTTCTTGGTGTAA
- the pmbA gene encoding metalloprotease PmbA, which yields MDVREQVAQQRVELEAAVAKALELAGQQADAAEVAINKTTGISVSTRMCEVENVEFNSDGALGITVYRGQRKGSASTSDLSESAIAQTVAAALDIARYTSEDPYAGPGPEELMAREIPDLDLFHPDEPEPDRAAAIAIAAEQAALDFDPRIKQSDGASYDSHYGVRVYGNSHGMLASYASSRHSTSCCVIAQGKNGEMERDYSYTSARVASELWTPECVGQHAAERTVGRVDAQKLTTREAPIMFAADIATGLFGHLVMGISGSNLYRKSSFLLDQLGEQIYPEWMNISERPHILRGMASTPFDSEGLATHDREIITDGCLQTYLMTSYAARKLKMQPTGHAGGIHNWMVNSTGESFEQMLKKMDRGLLVTELMGQGVNIITGDYSRGAAGFWVENGEIQYPVSEITIAGNLKDMMKNIVAIGTDTEMRSQIQTGSILLDTMKIAGE from the coding sequence ATGGACGTGAGAGAACAGGTCGCACAACAGCGCGTGGAGCTGGAAGCTGCGGTTGCTAAAGCATTAGAGCTAGCAGGCCAACAAGCCGACGCGGCAGAAGTTGCTATTAATAAAACAACAGGCATTAGTGTTTCTACCCGTATGTGTGAGGTGGAAAACGTTGAATTTAATAGTGATGGTGCACTTGGCATCACCGTTTATCGTGGTCAGCGTAAAGGTAGCGCATCAACATCTGATTTAAGTGAGAGCGCCATTGCTCAAACGGTTGCCGCTGCGTTAGACATTGCACGTTACACCTCTGAAGACCCTTATGCCGGCCCCGGCCCTGAAGAACTGATGGCGCGTGAGATCCCTGATTTAGACTTATTTCACCCAGATGAACCTGAGCCTGACCGTGCTGCTGCGATTGCGATTGCTGCTGAGCAGGCGGCGCTCGATTTCGATCCTCGTATCAAACAAAGTGATGGTGCAAGTTACGACAGCCATTACGGGGTACGTGTTTACGGTAACAGCCATGGCATGCTAGCGAGCTATGCATCAAGCCGTCATAGCACCAGTTGCTGTGTGATTGCACAGGGCAAAAATGGTGAGATGGAGCGAGATTACAGCTACACCTCGGCACGTGTCGCATCAGAATTATGGACGCCTGAGTGTGTTGGTCAACATGCGGCTGAGCGTACTGTTGGTCGTGTTGATGCTCAAAAGCTAACAACCCGTGAAGCGCCAATTATGTTTGCTGCTGATATTGCGACAGGCTTGTTTGGCCATTTAGTGATGGGGATTAGCGGTTCAAATTTATACCGTAAATCGTCTTTCTTACTGGATCAGCTGGGTGAGCAAATTTATCCAGAGTGGATGAACATTAGCGAACGTCCTCACATTTTACGAGGGATGGCGAGTACACCGTTTGATAGTGAGGGTTTAGCCACTCACGATCGTGAAATTATTACTGATGGCTGTCTGCAAACGTATCTGATGACCAGCTACGCTGCTCGCAAGTTGAAGATGCAACCGACAGGTCATGCTGGTGGTATCCATAACTGGATGGTGAACTCGACTGGCGAAAGCTTTGAGCAGATGCTGAAAAAAATGGATCGTGGTTTATTGGTCACCGAGTTAATGGGCCAAGGCGTGAATATCATTACGGGTGATTACTCTCGTGGCGCGGCTGGCTTCTGGGTAGAAAATGGTGAAATCCAATATCCAGTCAGTGAGATTACCATCGCGGGTAACTTGAAAGACATGATGAAAAATATTGTCGCGATTGGTACGGATACCGAAATGCGTAGCCAGATCCAAACGGGTTCTATTTTGCTTGATACCATGAAGATTGCTGGCGAATAA
- the lptA gene encoding lipopolysaccharide transport periplasmic protein LptA translates to MNLFKISTLLCLCISTSSWALSDDTEQPIYIDSDTQNLDIQNNIVTFTGNVILRQGSIDIRADKVVVTRPKGQEGQEVIDAYGKPATFHQIMDDGKPIDGESLEMRYLTATEFLKMTNEALLIQDGSEIRGKVITYKIDEQKLAAQSGDKKRVTTILQPAQLNSNKK, encoded by the coding sequence ATGAATCTATTCAAAATTAGTACCCTACTTTGCCTTTGTATCAGTACATCGAGCTGGGCACTGAGTGACGATACCGAGCAACCAATTTACATTGATTCGGATACGCAAAATCTCGATATTCAAAACAATATCGTGACCTTCACGGGTAATGTAATTTTACGCCAAGGCAGTATCGATATTCGTGCCGATAAAGTTGTGGTAACACGACCTAAAGGGCAAGAAGGCCAAGAGGTGATTGATGCCTATGGTAAGCCTGCAACCTTCCATCAAATCATGGATGACGGCAAGCCTATTGATGGTGAGTCGTTAGAAATGCGCTACCTTACCGCCACTGAATTTTTGAAGATGACCAATGAAGCACTGCTGATCCAAGATGGCAGTGAGATCCGCGGTAAAGTGATCACTTACAAAATCGATGAACAAAAACTGGCAGCACAAAGTGGCGATAAGAAACGTGTAACCACTATCTTGCAGCCCGCCCAGTTAAACTCGAATAAGAAATAA
- a CDS encoding HPr family phosphocarrier protein: MTDLCRDVFINNRLGLHARAAIKLVELAQSFDATVTISNHEKQATADSVMGLLMLESAQGQQITVSAEGNDAELALEAVISLIEAGFDEES, from the coding sequence ATGACAGACCTTTGCCGCGATGTGTTTATCAATAACCGCCTAGGCCTTCATGCCCGAGCTGCGATTAAGCTGGTTGAATTGGCACAAAGTTTTGATGCAACGGTAACGATCAGTAACCATGAGAAACAAGCGACGGCAGACAGCGTGATGGGATTATTAATGCTGGAATCCGCTCAGGGCCAGCAAATCACGGTCAGCGCTGAAGGCAACGATGCCGAGTTAGCTCTTGAGGCCGTTATCTCGTTGATAGAAGCGGGCTTCGATGAAGAAAGTTAA
- the hpf gene encoding ribosome hibernation promoting factor, whose amino-acid sequence MQINLTGHHVEVTDSMRDYVNTKFEKLERFFDKINNVHVILNVEKLQQVAEATLHINNGEIHAKADADDMYTAIDALTDKLVRQLNKHKDKLNSH is encoded by the coding sequence ATGCAAATCAATCTCACAGGACACCATGTGGAAGTTACGGATTCTATGCGTGACTATGTAAACACTAAGTTTGAAAAGCTTGAACGTTTCTTTGACAAAATTAATAATGTCCATGTGATTTTAAATGTAGAAAAATTACAGCAAGTGGCGGAAGCGACTTTGCACATAAATAATGGCGAAATTCACGCCAAAGCGGATGCAGATGATATGTATACCGCGATCGATGCGTTGACCGATAAACTCGTACGTCAATTAAATAAACATAAAGATAAACTCAATAGTCATTAA
- the ptsN gene encoding PTS IIA-like nitrogen regulatory protein PtsN: MQLRSVLSLDCTKSAVHCSSKKRALEIISEIAADHLDQNPQPLFECMLSREKMGSTGIGNGIAIPHGRITQSDEAIAILIQCDNPIEFDAIDNQPVDLLFALLVPDAQCKEHLKTLSSMAEKLSNKQICKQLRTAKSDQELYQIMTNDS, translated from the coding sequence ATGCAACTGAGATCGGTATTGAGCCTGGACTGCACTAAAAGTGCAGTCCACTGCTCTAGCAAAAAACGCGCTCTAGAAATCATCAGCGAAATCGCTGCAGATCACTTAGACCAGAATCCCCAACCTTTATTTGAGTGTATGCTCAGCAGGGAAAAAATGGGCAGTACCGGCATAGGTAATGGCATCGCCATACCTCATGGCCGCATCACACAAAGCGATGAAGCCATTGCCATTTTAATCCAATGCGATAATCCTATCGAATTTGATGCCATCGACAATCAACCTGTCGACTTGTTATTTGCCTTACTCGTGCCAGACGCACAATGTAAAGAGCATCTTAAAACCCTATCAAGCATGGCTGAAAAGCTCAGTAATAAGCAGATATGTAAACAATTACGTACTGCTAAATCTGATCAAGAGCTTTATCAAATCATGACCAATGACTCATAA
- the lptB gene encoding LPS export ABC transporter ATP-binding protein, which yields MATLKAAHLAKSYNGRKVVSDVSIEVKSGEIVGLLGPNGAGKTTSFYMIVGLVARDEGTISIDDTDISLQPMHNRSRMGIGYLPQEASIFRRLSVHDNLMAVLQTRKELSRSERQDKLEELLDEFNIQHIRNSLGMALSGGERRRVEIARALAANPKFILLDEPFAGVDPISVIDIKKVIEHLRDRGLGVLITDHNVRETLDVCEHAYIVSQGQLIAHGSPTDVLNDEHVKRVYLGDQFRL from the coding sequence ATGGCAACGTTAAAAGCAGCACATCTCGCAAAAAGCTACAATGGCCGCAAAGTCGTGTCTGATGTAAGCATTGAAGTGAAATCAGGTGAAATTGTTGGCTTACTTGGCCCTAACGGTGCAGGTAAAACTACCTCGTTTTACATGATCGTCGGCCTAGTCGCACGTGATGAAGGCACCATCAGTATTGATGATACTGATATCAGCTTGCAGCCGATGCATAACCGCTCTCGTATGGGGATTGGCTACCTGCCCCAAGAGGCTTCAATCTTTCGCCGTTTAAGCGTACATGACAACCTCATGGCCGTATTACAAACTCGCAAAGAGCTTAGCCGTTCAGAACGCCAAGACAAGCTTGAAGAATTATTGGATGAATTCAACATACAGCACATACGCAATAGCTTAGGTATGGCATTATCAGGGGGCGAACGCCGCCGTGTTGAAATTGCCCGCGCGCTAGCAGCCAATCCAAAATTCATTTTACTCGATGAACCTTTTGCCGGTGTTGACCCGATATCCGTGATCGACATCAAAAAAGTCATTGAGCATTTACGTGATCGAGGCCTTGGGGTTCTGATCACCGACCATAATGTTCGTGAAACTCTCGACGTATGTGAACATGCCTACATTGTTAGTCAAGGACAATTGATTGCGCACGGCTCGCCAACCGACGTTCTTAACGATGAACATGTAAAACGTGTTTATCTGGGCGACCAGTTCCGTCTATAG
- a CDS encoding RNA polymerase factor sigma-54: MKTSLQLKLGQQLAMTPQLQQAIRLLQLSTLDLQQEIQEALDANPLLELEESESENSADDKSSDNNDIDASAQDNSSQDSEPDPYDTSEVIEQREMPEDLPVDTTWEDVYSAGTGSTGISMDDDMPIYQGETTESLQDYLMWQVQLTPFSETDLAIATAIIDAIDDKGYLTCSADDILESLGVDEIELDEVEAVLKRVQQFDPLGVASRNLQECLLLQLATYPKDTPWLSESKHILEHHIGLLGNRDYRQLMRDTKLKEPELKAVMQLIHGLDPRPGNLVISSETEYVVPDVSVFKDHGKWIVTINPDSVPRIKVNEQYAALSKNTRNSADSQFIRTHLQDAKWLIKSLESRNETLLKVARCIVEHQQDFFEFGEEAMKPMVLNDIALDVDMHESTISRVTTQKYMHTPRGIFELKYFFSSHVSTDNGGECSSTAIRALVKKLVAAENQAKPLSDSKIATLLAEQGIMVARRTIAKYRESLGIPPSNQRKRLI; the protein is encoded by the coding sequence ATGAAAACCTCGCTCCAGCTTAAGCTAGGCCAACAACTTGCAATGACGCCTCAACTGCAGCAAGCCATTCGCTTACTGCAGCTTTCGACGTTGGATTTACAACAAGAAATCCAAGAAGCCTTAGATGCTAACCCATTGCTAGAGCTGGAAGAGAGTGAGAGTGAGAACAGTGCCGATGACAAATCGTCTGACAACAACGATATTGACGCATCAGCACAAGACAACAGTAGCCAAGATTCTGAACCCGATCCGTATGACACTTCTGAAGTGATCGAGCAGCGTGAAATGCCAGAAGATTTACCTGTCGATACCACTTGGGAAGACGTGTACAGCGCTGGCACAGGAAGCACAGGGATCAGCATGGATGATGACATGCCGATTTACCAAGGTGAAACCACTGAGTCGCTGCAAGATTACTTGATGTGGCAAGTTCAGCTAACACCGTTCAGTGAAACAGACCTCGCTATCGCGACCGCCATCATTGATGCAATTGACGATAAAGGGTATTTAACCTGTTCTGCCGACGATATCCTTGAAAGCTTAGGTGTCGATGAAATCGAACTCGATGAAGTCGAAGCCGTACTAAAACGCGTACAGCAATTTGACCCTCTTGGTGTTGCCTCTCGTAATCTACAAGAATGCCTGTTACTTCAATTAGCAACATACCCGAAAGACACACCGTGGTTGAGCGAATCCAAACACATTCTTGAGCACCACATCGGTTTATTGGGTAACCGTGATTACCGCCAACTGATGCGCGATACCAAGCTAAAAGAGCCCGAGTTGAAAGCCGTGATGCAATTGATCCACGGTTTAGACCCTCGCCCGGGGAACTTGGTCATTTCATCAGAGACCGAGTATGTCGTGCCTGATGTTTCCGTCTTTAAAGATCATGGCAAATGGATCGTCACGATCAACCCAGACAGCGTTCCTCGTATTAAAGTAAACGAGCAGTACGCCGCTCTGAGTAAAAACACCCGTAACAGTGCTGATAGCCAATTTATTCGTACCCACCTCCAGGATGCGAAGTGGCTCATAAAAAGCTTAGAAAGCCGTAACGAAACCCTACTAAAAGTGGCACGATGCATTGTAGAGCATCAACAAGATTTCTTTGAATTCGGTGAAGAAGCCATGAAACCTATGGTACTTAATGATATTGCATTAGATGTTGATATGCATGAGTCCACCATTTCACGGGTTACCACCCAAAAGTACATGCATACCCCACGTGGCATTTTTGAATTAAAATATTTCTTCTCAAGCCATGTAAGCACGGATAATGGAGGCGAATGTTCATCAACCGCCATCCGTGCACTCGTCAAGAAACTGGTTGCCGCTGAAAACCAAGCGAAACCATTAAGTGATAGTAAGATTGCAACATTACTGGCTGAACAAGGCATCATGGTAGCGCGACGTACCATCGCGAAGTACCGTGAATCTCTTGGGATCCCACCATCGAACCAACGTAAACGTTTGATATAG
- the rapZ gene encoding RNase adapter RapZ: MMLMVVSGRSGSGKSVALRVLEDLGYYCVDNLPVNLLPQFIKTVENNQQDIAVSIDVRNMPTQSGEIQKILSSLSSQLDVNVIFLDADDKELVKRYSETRRLHPLSRNNMSLEQAIQSESAILSDLKEHADLVIDTTKQSIHDLSETVRSRVLGRENRDLIMVFESFGFKHGLPTDADYVFDVRFLPNPHWVPELKPQTGLDLGVKEFLASHPEVNQLTNQIRNFVETWLPMLEKNNRSYLTIAIGCTGGQHRSVYVAQQLAEHFIHAGQQVQIRHRTLEGLI, from the coding sequence ATGATGTTAATGGTCGTAAGTGGGCGTTCTGGCTCAGGGAAATCCGTGGCATTACGAGTACTCGAAGATCTTGGGTACTATTGTGTCGATAACCTGCCTGTAAATTTACTCCCACAATTCATCAAAACCGTGGAAAACAATCAGCAGGATATTGCCGTCAGTATTGATGTTCGCAATATGCCAACCCAATCGGGTGAGATTCAAAAAATCCTGTCATCACTCAGTAGCCAACTTGATGTCAACGTCATCTTCTTAGATGCTGACGATAAAGAGCTAGTTAAGCGCTATAGTGAAACACGCCGTCTGCATCCACTCTCACGTAATAACATGAGCTTGGAACAAGCAATCCAATCAGAAAGCGCCATTCTTTCGGATCTAAAAGAACATGCTGATTTAGTCATAGATACCACTAAGCAATCTATCCATGATTTAAGTGAAACCGTACGTTCACGTGTTTTAGGCCGTGAAAACCGCGACTTAATCATGGTGTTTGAATCTTTTGGCTTTAAGCATGGTCTACCCACCGATGCCGATTATGTGTTTGACGTTCGTTTCTTACCTAATCCACACTGGGTGCCTGAACTCAAACCCCAGACAGGGCTTGATCTTGGCGTCAAAGAATTCTTAGCTAGTCACCCAGAAGTGAATCAGTTAACCAATCAGATCCGTAATTTCGTGGAAACCTGGTTACCTATGCTAGAAAAAAACAACCGTAGTTACCTTACCATCGCTATCGGTTGTACTGGTGGTCAACACCGTTCTGTCTATGTCGCGCAGCAATTGGCCGAGCACTTTATCCATGCAGGCCAACAAGTTCAAATTCGCCACCGTACACTAGAAGGCTTGATATGA
- the kdsD gene encoding arabinose-5-phosphate isomerase KdsD, with protein sequence MSHMFDFCAHGRKVMETEIAALQNIQQYVNSEFAAACELICQCKGKVIVMGMGKSGHIGNKIAATFASTGTPAFFVHPGEASHGDLGMIKKDDVVLAISNSGEASEIMALLPVIKRLGIPLISMTGKPESSMAKFAQIHLQITVEKEACPLNLAPTSSTTATLVMGDALAIAIMEARGFTADDFALSHPGGALGRKLLMRISDVMHKGDLLPIVNEEATIKDALLEVSRKGLGMTAIIDNSQMLTGIFTDGDLRRLLDNRVDIHNTSIGDVMTRNPSTISPNILAAEGLKVMEDRKINGLLVTEDNRLVGALNMHDLLKAGVM encoded by the coding sequence ATGTCGCACATGTTTGATTTTTGCGCCCATGGTCGCAAAGTAATGGAAACTGAAATCGCAGCCCTGCAAAACATTCAGCAGTATGTTAATAGCGAATTTGCCGCTGCGTGTGAGCTTATTTGCCAATGCAAAGGCAAGGTTATTGTCATGGGCATGGGTAAATCCGGCCACATTGGTAACAAGATAGCCGCAACGTTTGCAAGCACGGGTACTCCAGCCTTCTTTGTTCACCCAGGCGAAGCGAGCCATGGTGATCTTGGTATGATCAAAAAAGACGATGTGGTATTAGCGATATCAAACTCAGGTGAAGCGTCTGAGATCATGGCGTTATTACCCGTGATCAAACGCCTTGGTATCCCGCTTATCAGCATGACAGGTAAGCCAGAATCAAGCATGGCGAAATTTGCTCAGATCCACTTGCAAATTACCGTAGAGAAAGAAGCATGCCCATTAAACTTAGCACCCACCTCTAGCACCACCGCGACATTAGTTATGGGCGATGCGCTAGCGATTGCAATAATGGAAGCGCGCGGTTTTACAGCTGACGATTTCGCGCTTTCTCACCCAGGTGGTGCGCTAGGTCGCAAACTGTTAATGCGTATTAGCGATGTTATGCACAAAGGTGACTTACTGCCTATCGTTAATGAAGAAGCCACAATTAAAGATGCCCTACTTGAAGTCTCTCGCAAAGGCTTAGGGATGACAGCGATCATCGATAATAGCCAAATGCTAACGGGTATTTTTACTGATGGCGATCTGCGCCGTTTACTCGATAACCGTGTCGACATCCATAACACCAGTATCGGTGATGTGATGACACGCAACCCTTCAACTATTTCGCCAAATATATTGGCCGCTGAAGGATTAAAAGTGATGGAAGATAGGAAGATTAATGGCTTGCTTGTCACTGAAGATAACCGCTTAGTGGGCGCTTTAAACATGCATGACCTACTAAAAGCAGGGGTTATGTAA
- the yjgA gene encoding ribosome biogenesis factor YjgA, producing MSRKNQKAPWEPEEEIIWVSKTEMKRDMEALQKLGEELVNLTPNALAKIPLDDDMHAAVKDAQRFKNEARRRQLQYIGKQMRYIDLDPIQAALDKLNNKHSQTTVELKKLEQKRDKLITNGDSMINAILVDHPDADRQRLRQLVRQANKEKEQEKPAKAYREIFQYLKELYMSN from the coding sequence ATGAGCCGTAAAAATCAAAAAGCCCCTTGGGAACCAGAAGAAGAAATCATCTGGGTAAGTAAAACTGAGATGAAACGTGACATGGAAGCGTTGCAAAAACTAGGGGAAGAGTTAGTAAACTTAACGCCTAATGCACTAGCAAAAATACCGCTAGATGACGATATGCATGCAGCAGTCAAAGATGCACAACGCTTTAAAAATGAAGCGCGTCGTCGCCAACTGCAATACATCGGTAAGCAAATGCGCTATATCGATCTTGATCCAATCCAAGCGGCATTGGATAAGCTAAACAACAAGCACTCACAAACCACTGTTGAGTTGAAAAAGCTTGAGCAAAAGCGCGATAAGCTCATTACTAATGGCGACAGTATGATCAATGCTATTTTAGTTGATCACCCAGATGCTGACCGTCAGCGTCTACGCCAACTTGTTCGCCAAGCGAATAAAGAAAAAGAACAGGAAAAGCCAGCGAAAGCATATCGCGAAATTTTCCAGTACTTAAAAGAACTGTACATGAGCAACTAA
- the kdsC gene encoding 3-deoxy-manno-octulosonate-8-phosphatase KdsC: MATIETIYGPVCQNVYQQAKQIRLLICDVDGVFSDGRIYMGNDGEELKTFHTRDGYGIKSLMGAGVEIAIITGRKSAIVENRMSALGIKHVYQGQDNKLAAYADIHNNLNIAPEHTAYIGDDLIDWPVMEKVGLSVCVADGHPLLAQRADFITRIQGGYGAVREVCDLILEAKGELDKHKGLSI; the protein is encoded by the coding sequence ATGGCAACAATCGAAACTATTTATGGTCCTGTCTGTCAAAACGTATACCAGCAAGCGAAACAGATTCGCTTACTGATTTGTGATGTCGATGGTGTGTTTTCCGATGGCCGTATTTACATGGGTAACGATGGCGAGGAATTAAAAACCTTCCATACACGTGACGGTTATGGCATTAAGTCATTGATGGGCGCTGGCGTTGAAATCGCAATTATCACAGGCCGTAAATCCGCCATTGTTGAAAACCGCATGTCAGCCTTGGGCATCAAACACGTCTACCAAGGGCAAGATAACAAGCTGGCTGCTTACGCCGATATTCACAATAATCTGAATATCGCCCCAGAACACACGGCATACATTGGTGATGATCTGATTGATTGGCCAGTGATGGAAAAAGTCGGTCTATCCGTATGTGTTGCCGACGGTCACCCATTACTCGCACAGCGTGCTGATTTCATTACACGCATTCAAGGTGGCTATGGCGCAGTACGCGAAGTTTGTGATCTGATCCTTGAAGCAAAAGGTGAACTGGATAAACATAAAGGCTTAAGCATATGA